The following proteins are co-located in the Streptomyces sp. DT2A-34 genome:
- a CDS encoding ferredoxin reductase family protein codes for MTTTLAGGRAARRQTMRRIRPRRSPAVPLVIALWAGAAAVLWLWWDNTPSLADNTAKILAAGRITGLLAGYLMALVVLQMARVPALERRVGSDRVARWHAMSGRYTICLVIAHVFLTMWAYALQAGKTLGDVVQQTIDSVNTLPDMGKAAIGTGLLFFIAFISIGGIRRRIPYDTWYHVHLLTYAAVYLTFWHQITTGNEFAVEPSAKTFWYALYGVVTALVVWYRILTPIRLNLRHRMYVEAVIEETPGIVSVLIGGRKLHRMGAQAGQFFRWRFKAPGMRFSSHPYSLSAAPRPDMLRITVKAIGDHTSRLRDLKPGTKVWAEGPYGAMTAQRRSRGKVLLVAGGVGITPMRALFETLPGASGDITLLYRANSTQDLALWDELAAIADERGARLMYAVNSPDGERPDISAERLRQKLPDIDKHDVFMCGPTGFAQSVYEALRGAGVPARRIHHESFEM; via the coding sequence GTGACCACCACGCTCGCAGGCGGCCGTGCCGCTCGCCGCCAGACGATGCGCCGCATCCGCCCGCGCCGCTCCCCGGCCGTCCCGCTGGTGATCGCCCTGTGGGCGGGTGCGGCGGCGGTGCTGTGGCTGTGGTGGGACAACACGCCGTCCCTCGCGGACAACACCGCCAAGATCCTCGCCGCGGGGCGGATCACCGGACTGCTGGCCGGCTATCTCATGGCGCTCGTGGTGCTGCAGATGGCCCGGGTGCCCGCGCTGGAGCGGCGGGTGGGGTCCGACCGGGTCGCGCGCTGGCACGCGATGAGCGGTCGTTACACGATCTGCCTGGTCATCGCGCACGTCTTCCTCACCATGTGGGCGTACGCGCTCCAGGCCGGCAAGACGCTCGGTGACGTCGTCCAGCAGACGATCGACTCGGTCAACACGCTGCCGGACATGGGCAAGGCGGCCATCGGCACCGGGCTGCTGTTCTTCATCGCGTTCATCTCGATCGGGGGGATCCGCCGCCGGATCCCGTACGACACCTGGTACCACGTGCACCTGCTGACGTACGCGGCGGTGTACCTGACGTTCTGGCACCAGATCACCACCGGCAACGAGTTCGCCGTCGAGCCGTCCGCGAAGACCTTCTGGTACGCGCTGTACGGGGTCGTGACCGCGCTGGTGGTCTGGTACCGGATCCTCACCCCGATCCGCCTCAACCTGCGGCACCGGATGTACGTCGAGGCGGTCATCGAGGAGACGCCGGGCATCGTGTCGGTGCTGATCGGCGGGCGCAAGCTGCACCGCATGGGTGCGCAGGCCGGGCAGTTCTTCCGGTGGCGGTTCAAGGCGCCGGGGATGCGGTTCAGTTCCCATCCCTACTCGTTGTCGGCGGCGCCCCGCCCCGACATGCTGCGGATCACGGTCAAGGCGATCGGCGACCACACCTCGCGGCTGCGCGATCTGAAGCCGGGCACCAAGGTGTGGGCGGAGGGGCCGTACGGCGCGATGACCGCCCAGCGCCGCAGCCGGGGCAAGGTGCTGCTGGTGGCGGGCGGGGTCGGGATCACACCGATGCGGGCCCTGTTCGAGACGCTGCCCGGTGCGTCCGGCGACATCACGCTGCTCTACCGGGCCAACAGCACCCAGGACCTGGCGCTGTGGGACGAGCTCGCGGCCATCGCCGACGAGCGCGGGGCCCGGCTGATGTACGCGGTCAACAGCCCGGACGGCGAGCGGCCGGACATCTCGGCGGAGCGGCTGCGCCAGAAGCTGCCGGACATCGACAAGCACGACGTGTTCATGTGCGGGCCGACCGGCTTCGCGCAGTCCGTCTACGAAGCACTGCGCGGCGCGGGTGTGCCCGCCCGCCGCATCCATCACGAGTCGTTCGAGATGTGA
- a CDS encoding caspase family protein, translating into MERAHRALLIGVGQTPATDGSLEPLDSVVEADLRLMASVLDGVGYEVEVLHDVDRGQIQRRLYQVAGDAPPGSTLLLYFTGHGVRVGGADYLVPADAEPSPEGGWEWPYLDSLLPANISQLLTKCRAGTVLWLIDACRTDLGDDELAFGNAIDNGPPNGGFAVLTACSAGEHSGYTAEGSFFTRGLADALSPLTPARTVEEVFDLARARTAAAARRHRLTQNPRIRYGTNAEAATRETEICEGRPLLETWLRAARETPLWGRVRPEDKASLQGFQEQVAAFVERCARMLHLAQGRLPRPDPWSDEAFPVRLVEKRLPLVMPGTQPLSAVEVAFLVTAPFLWEAAWADKLSQAVEVDPYRADRNPGTEAHRRHFEQVSDQHASIVRKADQCRVRGRVEDETTVVMWLVHRWIADRFETDDEPVPVSLAETFVEELGVASDRVHEVAELLCAAAAAIGLDELPNDPVPYGRVPGKVVLPSGPQPLRVRPLAALLRLAAVLSLDVRTFPEIVAEHLAVTDPVLPQHVVAVAHGLSWEKEDSALHIDAPCPHQAVHAALAEITEEADQLVARIRDRADGLPGTEADLLADIPKRVTARALRPARTSGGHEPYEVPLLRFHLAQSEVRELLMGEQLYGGQPNLALRELYQNAMDACRYRAMRWKYLTSSGARPADWRGRITFTQGEDERGRYVECRDNGVGMSAELLTHTFTRAGSRFERSKSFRREQSRWLRHDRSLRLYPNSRFGIGVFSYFMLADEMTIVTRYVSPEGIPAEHALRVDIPSSGSLFRIRRHTGPEDGLAEGGTRVRLYLRQGAAEEELSCTRVLRELVRVGEFGLEALDGEGHAHRWEPGVLQHSVVGGGHESLNAVPGVLWWVDGEGAILCDGIETDQKPFGYVLNLTGPHAGKLSVSRTELQHFDRDWAEEQWRLGTEALSRWPGLTARWTAELEKQSLRVAQVLDAEWRGKGVTVARRVGEPLSLDEVGWFHLDARTASSTNSLRSQPWRNTVLGKSRDNHLPAPPRSLVGHPVPSPGDADLAVKGFGSWHDVVTHAAEYRMPLADLLHRMRRLRIVDPSFSPPPTSGEGELARVPTEREAALARTLKGESRRAEDVPARTAREGTGIDDFGGLVLASAWLGRPLGDVTETLARLTPLHSLVVPSPPESHVKYICTEFDIQCLFVNMGNRRLRRVVGAADVMARPLPSGVSVSDVVARLSEFSWLGWVAPLPAEMAPWLELDDETLGIVRGSSSRLPDGRHRLDWEATVMAAEAFQITLADAEQRMAEVAAALGLAHEPRYADGGSEGTTVPSPDTTDFVAYLSLELGVRLEDGVDLEDLYIAGIENSVTDERVEALRAMGVRVPDDHRISVAWHTLDLRSRYVFSGRDAAQDDENFPAGALTSAVLLNAATYLQESLGDVWHLAAQRAPFLGIDVPSLPPALVDVRPSLELCNALCTFESRYSDAGTPTWTTLTPVALARYARTLALDPSTAYQHLSLFRDLGAIIPDLSAEELAAFGVGVPDEWDLLALSPEQRRFAPSSPYTPFELVSIAARLGEPVSETVRRIRPYLPLLTALASLPTAADTVPCWQDLTLLTQHFDGRLPAIEGAVTQRHITLAAETTRESEEWIRCRLHLYAGMFGLTIPDTEDQSESETRTDD; encoded by the coding sequence ATGGAACGAGCGCACAGGGCGCTGCTGATCGGGGTTGGGCAGACACCTGCCACCGACGGGTCGCTGGAGCCACTGGACTCGGTCGTCGAGGCCGATCTGCGGTTGATGGCCTCGGTGCTGGACGGGGTCGGCTACGAAGTAGAGGTTCTGCACGACGTGGACCGCGGCCAGATCCAGCGCAGGCTCTACCAGGTCGCCGGCGACGCACCGCCGGGCAGCACCCTGCTGTTGTACTTCACCGGGCACGGCGTTCGGGTCGGCGGCGCCGACTACCTCGTACCAGCCGACGCCGAGCCTTCGCCCGAGGGCGGCTGGGAGTGGCCTTACCTGGACTCCCTGCTGCCTGCGAACATCAGCCAGCTGCTGACGAAGTGCCGGGCCGGGACGGTGCTTTGGCTGATCGACGCCTGCCGTACGGATCTCGGCGACGACGAACTGGCCTTCGGTAACGCCATCGACAACGGTCCGCCGAACGGCGGCTTCGCCGTACTGACCGCCTGCTCGGCCGGCGAGCACAGCGGTTACACGGCCGAGGGCAGCTTCTTCACTCGTGGACTGGCGGACGCGCTCAGCCCACTGACGCCCGCGCGGACCGTCGAGGAGGTCTTCGACCTGGCCCGGGCCCGGACGGCCGCGGCGGCGCGTCGGCACCGGCTGACCCAGAACCCTCGGATCCGCTACGGCACCAACGCCGAGGCGGCGACGCGGGAGACGGAGATCTGTGAGGGCCGACCGCTGCTGGAGACCTGGCTGCGGGCGGCGCGCGAGACGCCGTTGTGGGGCCGGGTGCGCCCGGAGGACAAGGCCTCGCTGCAGGGGTTCCAGGAGCAGGTGGCTGCCTTCGTGGAGCGCTGCGCCCGAATGCTGCATCTGGCGCAGGGCAGGCTCCCGCGCCCCGATCCATGGTCGGACGAGGCGTTCCCGGTCCGTCTGGTCGAGAAGCGGCTGCCGCTGGTGATGCCGGGGACGCAGCCGCTGTCCGCTGTCGAGGTGGCGTTCCTCGTCACGGCTCCGTTCCTGTGGGAGGCGGCCTGGGCCGACAAGCTGAGTCAGGCCGTCGAGGTCGACCCTTACCGGGCGGACCGTAACCCGGGAACAGAGGCCCACCGCAGGCACTTCGAGCAGGTCAGCGACCAGCATGCGAGCATCGTACGCAAGGCGGACCAGTGCCGGGTCCGTGGCCGGGTGGAGGATGAGACCACGGTCGTCATGTGGCTGGTGCACCGCTGGATCGCCGACCGTTTCGAAACGGACGACGAGCCGGTGCCGGTGAGTCTCGCGGAGACGTTCGTCGAAGAACTGGGCGTGGCGTCCGACCGGGTGCACGAGGTGGCAGAGCTGCTGTGTGCGGCGGCAGCGGCCATCGGCCTCGACGAACTGCCCAACGATCCGGTGCCGTACGGCCGGGTGCCGGGCAAAGTGGTGCTGCCCAGCGGCCCCCAGCCCCTACGTGTACGTCCGCTGGCCGCGCTGCTGCGGCTCGCGGCCGTCCTCTCCCTGGACGTGCGGACCTTCCCCGAGATCGTGGCCGAACACCTGGCCGTGACGGACCCGGTCCTGCCCCAGCACGTCGTCGCCGTCGCGCACGGCCTGAGTTGGGAAAAGGAGGACTCGGCACTCCATATCGACGCTCCCTGTCCGCATCAGGCGGTGCACGCCGCGCTCGCCGAGATCACTGAGGAGGCGGACCAACTCGTCGCACGGATCCGCGACCGTGCCGACGGGTTGCCGGGCACGGAGGCGGATCTGCTGGCGGACATACCGAAGCGTGTGACCGCACGCGCGCTGCGTCCGGCCCGGACCAGTGGTGGGCACGAGCCGTACGAGGTGCCGCTGCTGCGTTTCCATCTCGCTCAGTCGGAGGTGCGGGAACTGCTGATGGGCGAGCAGTTGTACGGTGGCCAGCCGAACCTCGCGCTGCGCGAGCTGTACCAGAACGCCATGGACGCATGCCGGTACCGCGCGATGCGGTGGAAGTACCTCACGAGCAGTGGTGCTCGTCCCGCCGACTGGCGCGGGCGGATCACCTTCACCCAGGGCGAGGACGAGCGGGGACGGTACGTCGAGTGCCGGGACAACGGCGTGGGCATGAGCGCGGAGTTGCTCACCCACACCTTCACGCGCGCCGGCAGCCGCTTCGAGCGGTCCAAGTCGTTCCGCCGGGAGCAGTCTCGCTGGCTGCGGCACGATCGAAGCCTCCGGCTCTACCCCAACAGCCGTTTCGGCATCGGTGTGTTCAGCTACTTCATGCTGGCCGACGAGATGACGATCGTGACCCGGTATGTCAGCCCCGAGGGCATACCCGCCGAGCACGCGTTGCGCGTCGACATCCCCAGCAGCGGCAGCCTGTTCCGCATCCGCCGCCATACCGGACCGGAGGACGGATTGGCGGAGGGGGGTACTCGGGTCCGACTGTACCTGCGGCAGGGGGCGGCCGAGGAGGAGCTGTCGTGCACTCGGGTGCTGCGGGAGCTGGTACGCGTCGGTGAGTTCGGGCTGGAAGCGCTGGATGGGGAGGGGCACGCGCATCGGTGGGAACCCGGGGTGCTCCAGCATTCGGTGGTGGGCGGTGGGCACGAGTCCCTGAACGCCGTTCCCGGGGTGTTGTGGTGGGTTGACGGCGAGGGGGCCATCCTCTGCGACGGTATCGAGACCGATCAGAAGCCATTCGGGTACGTGTTGAACCTGACGGGGCCTCATGCGGGGAAGCTCAGTGTCAGCCGTACCGAACTGCAGCACTTCGATCGTGACTGGGCGGAGGAGCAGTGGCGGCTGGGGACCGAGGCGTTGTCCCGGTGGCCGGGGCTGACGGCGAGGTGGACAGCGGAGCTTGAGAAGCAGAGTCTGCGTGTGGCCCAAGTGCTCGACGCGGAGTGGCGGGGCAAGGGCGTCACGGTGGCCAGGAGGGTAGGTGAGCCTCTGTCACTGGACGAGGTGGGTTGGTTCCACCTCGACGCGCGCACTGCTTCCAGCACCAACAGCCTGCGCAGCCAGCCATGGCGCAACACGGTTCTCGGGAAGTCCCGGGACAACCACCTGCCCGCGCCTCCTCGAAGCCTCGTCGGCCATCCGGTACCGTCGCCCGGCGACGCGGACCTGGCAGTCAAGGGATTCGGTTCCTGGCACGATGTCGTCACCCATGCGGCCGAATACAGGATGCCCCTCGCCGACCTGCTGCACCGCATGCGCAGGCTGCGCATCGTTGACCCGTCGTTCTCACCGCCTCCGACCAGTGGAGAGGGCGAGCTGGCCCGGGTTCCCACGGAGCGGGAGGCCGCCCTCGCCCGAACTCTGAAAGGCGAGTCACGGCGCGCTGAGGACGTGCCCGCTCGCACTGCCAGGGAGGGGACCGGCATCGACGACTTCGGCGGCCTCGTTCTTGCGTCAGCGTGGCTGGGCAGGCCGCTCGGCGACGTGACGGAGACGCTGGCTCGTCTTACGCCGCTTCATTCTCTGGTGGTTCCCTCTCCGCCGGAATCCCACGTGAAGTACATCTGCACGGAGTTCGACATCCAGTGCCTGTTCGTGAACATGGGCAACAGGCGCCTGCGCCGCGTGGTCGGCGCAGCCGACGTCATGGCCCGACCGCTTCCCTCCGGGGTCTCGGTTTCCGACGTGGTCGCCCGTCTCTCGGAGTTCAGCTGGCTCGGTTGGGTGGCTCCTCTCCCCGCTGAGATGGCCCCCTGGCTGGAGCTGGACGACGAGACTCTCGGCATCGTGCGCGGCAGCAGCTCACGGCTGCCGGACGGCCGCCACCGACTGGACTGGGAAGCAACCGTCATGGCCGCAGAGGCCTTCCAGATCACCCTCGCCGATGCCGAGCAACGCATGGCCGAGGTTGCCGCGGCGCTCGGCCTGGCCCACGAACCGCGCTACGCCGACGGCGGGTCGGAAGGCACGACAGTGCCCTCGCCCGACACCACCGACTTCGTCGCGTATCTCTCGCTCGAGCTCGGAGTCCGCCTTGAGGACGGGGTCGACCTGGAGGACCTCTACATCGCCGGCATAGAGAACTCCGTCACGGACGAACGGGTCGAGGCCCTGCGCGCCATGGGTGTCCGCGTACCCGATGACCACAGGATCAGCGTGGCATGGCACACACTGGATCTGCGCAGCCGCTACGTCTTCTCAGGCCGGGACGCCGCGCAGGACGACGAAAACTTCCCTGCCGGAGCGCTCACTTCGGCGGTGTTGCTCAACGCTGCCACGTACTTGCAGGAGTCCCTCGGTGACGTGTGGCATCTCGCCGCCCAACGGGCCCCCTTCCTCGGGATCGACGTTCCGTCCCTCCCGCCCGCGCTGGTCGATGTCCGTCCCTCCCTGGAACTCTGCAACGCACTCTGCACGTTCGAATCACGCTACAGCGATGCTGGAACACCGACGTGGACGACTCTGACGCCCGTGGCCCTGGCTCGCTATGCGCGGACGCTTGCCCTCGATCCATCCACCGCGTACCAGCACCTGAGCCTATTCCGCGACCTCGGTGCCATCATTCCCGATCTCAGCGCGGAGGAGCTGGCTGCCTTCGGTGTCGGTGTCCCCGACGAGTGGGATCTCCTGGCCCTCTCCCCCGAGCAGCGACGTTTCGCCCCCTCCTCCCCCTACACACCCTTCGAGCTGGTCAGCATCGCCGCCCGCCTCGGCGAACCCGTCTCCGAGACGGTGCGCCGCATCAGGCCCTACCTTCCCCTGCTCACGGCCCTCGCCTCCCTGCCCACCGCCGCTGACACCGTCCCCTGCTGGCAGGACCTCACCCTGCTCACTCAGCACTTCGACGGCAGACTGCCCGCGATCGAAGGAGCCGTGACGCAGCGGCACATCACGCTCGCCGCCGAAACGACCCGGGAGAGCGAGGAGTGGATCAGGTGCCGACTGCACCTGTACGCCGGGATGTTCGGCCTGACCATCCCCGACACCGAGGACCAGAGCGAGAGCGAGACCCGCACCGATGACTGA
- a CDS encoding L,D-transpeptidase — MRPGVVALASASLLVLGATPGGGPPQPLPARMADTGGGSQLITAVAPKTGSTSGTVTWWDRVDGQWVKNGSTPARFGAKGLVEGASRKQSTNTTPTGLYGLPYAFGIEAAPRGTAYEYRRVHRDSWWCQDNDSRAYNRWTEPLARDCRAAESEHLISYGALYAHALVIGFNYERPVKGRGAGIFLHVKGRGATAGCVSVPREAMRKIVRWVDPVRAPHIAIGTESGLTAITRY, encoded by the coding sequence ATGCGCCCCGGTGTCGTCGCCCTCGCCTCCGCGTCCCTCCTCGTGCTCGGCGCCACGCCGGGCGGCGGGCCGCCGCAGCCGCTGCCCGCGCGCATGGCCGACACCGGGGGCGGCTCCCAGCTCATCACCGCGGTGGCGCCGAAGACCGGCTCGACGTCGGGGACGGTCACCTGGTGGGACCGCGTCGACGGGCAGTGGGTGAAGAACGGTTCGACGCCGGCCCGGTTCGGGGCGAAGGGGCTGGTCGAGGGGGCCTCGCGCAAGCAGAGCACCAACACGACTCCCACGGGGCTGTACGGGCTGCCGTACGCCTTCGGCATCGAGGCGGCGCCGCGCGGTACCGCGTACGAGTACCGCCGTGTCCACCGGGACTCCTGGTGGTGCCAGGACAACGACTCCCGTGCGTACAACCGGTGGACCGAGCCTCTGGCGCGCGACTGCCGGGCCGCCGAGTCCGAGCACCTGATCTCGTACGGGGCGCTCTACGCGCACGCGCTCGTCATCGGGTTCAACTACGAGCGGCCGGTGAAGGGGCGAGGGGCCGGGATCTTCCTGCATGTGAAGGGGCGGGGGGCGACGGCGGGTTGTGTGTCGGTGCCGCGGGAGGCGATGCGGAAGATCGTGCGGTGGGTCGATCCCGTCCGGGCGCCGCACATCGCGATCGGGACCGAGTCGGGCCTGACCGCGATCACGCGGTACTGA
- a CDS encoding pyridoxamine 5'-phosphate oxidase family protein, with product MGKTYERIDGRLRRFIEEQPLFFTATAPLDADGTVNLSPKGLRGSFAILDELTLAYLDFAGSTAETVAHLRENGRITLMWCAFQGPPNIVRVHGRGEAVFRDDPRFKELLGHFPDIDHSLHGLRAIIVVRAELIRDSCGYAVPLMTYDEDRDLHARRFAREDDDSLSAYFAKKEHIATSLDGLPGLPLPLPPSSV from the coding sequence GTGGGAAAAACTTATGAACGCATAGACGGCAGACTCCGCAGGTTCATCGAGGAGCAGCCCCTCTTCTTCACCGCGACCGCTCCCCTGGACGCCGACGGCACGGTCAACCTCTCCCCCAAGGGGCTGCGCGGCTCCTTCGCGATCCTCGACGAACTCACCCTGGCCTACCTCGACTTCGCGGGCTCCACCGCCGAGACCGTCGCGCATCTGCGGGAGAACGGCCGGATCACCCTCATGTGGTGCGCCTTCCAGGGGCCGCCCAACATCGTCCGCGTCCACGGCCGCGGTGAGGCCGTCTTCCGCGACGACCCACGGTTCAAGGAACTGCTCGGCCACTTCCCCGACATCGACCACTCCCTGCACGGCCTGCGCGCGATCATCGTGGTGCGGGCCGAACTCATTCGGGACTCCTGCGGGTACGCGGTGCCCCTCATGACGTACGACGAGGACCGCGACCTGCACGCGAGGCGGTTCGCGCGCGAGGACGACGACTCGCTCAGCGCGTACTTCGCCAAGAAGGAGCACATCGCGACGAGCCTGGATGGCCTACCCGGGCTGCCGTTGCCGCTGCCCCCGTCTAGCGTCTGA
- the argH gene encoding argininosuccinate lyase: MSSNSGDVRLWGGRFADGPAEALAKLSASVHFDWRLAPYDIAGSRAHARVLHKAGLLTEDELTRMIAGLDQLEADVADGSFVGTIADEDVHTALERGLLERLGPDLGGKLRAGRSRNDQVATLFRMYLRDRARIIGGLIADLQDALIGLAEAHPDAAMPGRTHLQHAQPVLFAHHVLAHVQSLSRDAERLRQWDERTAVSPYGSGALAGSSLGLDPEAVAKDLGFEHGSAANSIDGTASRDFVAEFAFITAMIGVNLSRIAEEIIIWNTKEFSFVTLHDAFSTGSSIMPQKKNPDIAELARGKSGRLIGNLTGLMATLKALPLAYNRDLQEDKEPVFDSCDQLEVLLPAFTGMMATLTVNRERMEELAPAGFSLATDIAEWLVKQGVPFRVAHEVAGECVKVAESEGKELDDLTDEQFAKISAHLTPEVRSVLNVPGALASRNGRGGTAPSAVAVQLAEVKQDVAAQHEWAAAKKQG; encoded by the coding sequence GTGAGCAGCAACAGCGGTGACGTCCGGCTCTGGGGCGGCCGTTTCGCCGACGGTCCCGCCGAGGCCCTGGCCAAGCTGTCCGCGTCCGTCCACTTCGACTGGCGGCTGGCGCCGTACGACATCGCCGGTTCGCGTGCTCACGCGCGCGTGCTGCACAAGGCGGGGCTCCTGACGGAGGACGAGCTGACCCGGATGATCGCCGGGCTCGACCAGCTGGAGGCGGACGTCGCCGACGGCTCCTTCGTGGGCACGATCGCCGACGAGGACGTCCACACCGCCCTGGAGCGGGGCCTGCTGGAGCGCCTCGGCCCGGACCTGGGCGGCAAGCTCCGCGCCGGCCGCTCCCGCAACGACCAGGTCGCCACCCTCTTCCGGATGTACCTCCGCGACCGCGCCCGCATCATCGGCGGCCTGATCGCCGACCTCCAGGACGCGCTGATCGGCCTCGCCGAGGCCCACCCGGACGCGGCGATGCCCGGCCGCACCCACCTCCAGCACGCCCAGCCGGTGCTCTTCGCCCACCACGTCCTGGCCCACGTGCAGTCGCTGTCCCGGGACGCGGAGCGGCTGCGTCAGTGGGACGAGCGGACGGCCGTCTCGCCGTACGGCTCGGGCGCCCTCGCGGGTTCCTCCCTCGGCCTGGACCCGGAGGCGGTGGCGAAGGACCTCGGCTTCGAGCACGGGTCCGCCGCCAACTCCATCGACGGCACGGCCTCCCGTGACTTCGTCGCCGAGTTCGCCTTCATCACCGCGATGATCGGCGTGAACCTCTCCCGGATCGCCGAGGAGATCATCATCTGGAACACGAAGGAGTTCTCCTTCGTGACCCTGCACGACGCGTTCTCCACGGGCTCGTCGATCATGCCGCAGAAGAAGAACCCGGACATCGCGGAGCTGGCGCGCGGCAAGAGCGGCCGCCTGATCGGCAACCTGACGGGCCTCATGGCGACCCTCAAGGCCCTGCCCCTCGCCTACAACCGCGACCTCCAGGAGGACAAGGAGCCGGTCTTCGACTCCTGTGACCAGCTGGAGGTCCTGCTCCCCGCCTTCACCGGCATGATGGCCACCCTCACCGTCAATCGCGAGCGCATGGAGGAACTGGCCCCGGCCGGCTTCTCCCTCGCCACCGACATCGCCGAGTGGCTGGTCAAGCAGGGCGTCCCCTTCCGCGTCGCGCACGAGGTCGCCGGCGAGTGCGTCAAGGTCGCCGAGTCCGAGGGCAAGGAGCTGGACGACCTGACGGACGAGCAGTTCGCGAAGATCTCGGCCCACCTGACACCGGAGGTGCGCTCGGTGCTCAACGTCCCGGGCGCCCTGGCTTCCCGCAACGGCCGGGGCGGTACGGCCCCGAGCGCGGTGGCCGTCCAACTGGCCGAGGTGAAGCAGGACGTGGCGGCCCAGCACGAGTGGGCGGCTGCCAAGAAGCAGGGCTGA